A window of Fibrobacterota bacterium genomic DNA:
CGATCGTTGATCAAGAGCAAAGCGCCGTAGCGGCGGCAAAGCTCCAAGGCGGCGCGCGCTTCCCGTTCAAATCCGCTGTCGGGCAAATCCTTATCCCGGTACTGCACCAGCCGGACCCCGCCCTCCAAGGCGGCGGCGATCACGTCGGCCTGGGGCCGGCCGCCGGTGAGGTTGTGGTCGGTGACGAAGTAAAGCGGGGGCAAGACCGGTTGCGCGTCCATAATCTCCAACCTAGATGCATTCCCATCGGTTCGCAAGAGCGTAGGGCCGGGTTCATAACCGTTTTAGCGCCGCCCACTCCTCCGCCGTCAAGAGCAGGCCGTGCGGGCCTTTTCCCGCATCTTTCATGGCCGCGATGCGATCGCGGGTGGCCGGATGGGTGGATAGGAAGGCGGCCCAACCGGGTAGTTCCTTGAACTTGAGGAATTTCCGGAACAAGGTCTGCAACCCGGAAGCGGAGTAGCCGTGCGCCCTCAAAGTCTCCAGGGCGAAGGCGTCCGCCTCCGCTTCGTCCCGGCGGCCGTAATTCAGGTTGATGAGGTTCCCCGCATTGTCGAGCAGGACCGAACCCGCGCCGCTCATGTCCCCGAGCAACAAGGAAACCCCGAGACCCAGCAGGCTGCCGCGCACCAGGCGCCGCGTGCCATGTCGTAAATGCAGGTGCGCCCCCTCGTGGGCTAACAATCCCATCCACTCCTCCTGGGTCTCCAGCAAGCGCAACATACCCGTATAGACCACGATGGCGCCGCCGGGAAAGGCGAAGGCGTTCTTGATCGACGTGTCCCGTACGATGAGGATGCGGACGCTGTCGCGGTAGCCGGGCCGGAGCGTGAATACCATGGCGGCGCTCTTATCCAAGGCGCGCCGGGCCGCGCCCTTCGGCGGCTTGACGAGCTTGGACTCGAAGGCCCTGGTGGCCGACCCCCCGAGCAAATGATCGATGCTGGGGGGGAGCGCCCGCACCGTCGCGTTCACAAGCATGTCCAGGCCGGCGAAATACATGAAGGCGCCGAACAGGATCAGGAATCCGGACAGGACCAGGGCCCGGCCCCAGAGCGGGGTCGCGGACCAGGCGTTCCGGCGGAGGAGTCCGGCGGCGCGCAGCCATTCCAACGCTTCGGGCCGCTCCCGGAAGGCCAAGGCCGCGCCGGCATGCGCCTTGAGGGCCAGGCTGAAGAAACGATCGTCCCCGCCCCGTTCCGTCAATTCGAATTCGCCCCGGCGGTAAACCCCCGCCGCGTCCCCCTGCCGCACCTCCAAGCCTTGAGGCCCGATCGTGACGATGATCACATGGGCTTTGGCCTGCCTGCCGTCGAAGAACTCCGCCGTACCTTCCCAATAAACCGGGGACGCGGAATCAGGATCCGGGCCCGGATCAGAATCCAAGTCCTACGCCCAAGTCCAGCGCATTGCCCAGGGCCTCGCCGGTGACGCCCGCTTTCTGGCGGCCGACTTGCAGGGCCGCTTCCAGACGGGACGGGTTTTCCAACTCCACGCGGGAAATGAAGAAACGCATGGTCCGCGTCACCGCCCAAGCCGAGCCGAACCCGAGGGTGAAGAAAACGAGCAATATGTTGGTGAGGGTGAGTAGAAAGATTTCTTCCGCCGTGATTTTCCCGCGGAACCGGCAGCCGCCCACGCTCAAATGATCGAGAAGGAAGGCGAAGCGCTTGGGCAACCAGATGAAGTAGTAGACCCCGCAGGTGAGGAGGGAAAGGAAATATCCCTTCATCGCCAGCCGCCAGTAGGCGCCCGCATCCTTGCGCCAGGTGAACTTCAGGTCGCCGAAGGAAAGATTGTCGTAGATGCGCCCGATCTTCCAATGGGTGTACAGGGGGAAGGCGAATCCGAAGGTCACCAATCCCAGGAGCAAACGGGGAATGGCATCGCGCGCGAAGAGGAGCGGGCTCCCGGCTAAGCGGAAATCGATTTCGCGAAAACGCGCCCGGGACGCCCGATAAGCCACGGTGGCGTAGATGGCGAACTGGGTGAGGAAGACGATGGCTGCGAAGAAGATCACGGTGACCAATATCCCCGCGACCCTCAGCTTGTGCCGGCCTTGCAGGTAGGCTCCCGCGAAGAAGAGGCCATACAGTATGATAAGCAACCCGATCGCCTTCAAGGTACCGATGAAGATCTCTTTGCCGGTTCCGGTAAAGCGGAAGCGCGATCCGGCGAATTCGGTGTTCCCGTAAAAGAACTTGTAGATGCGGGCCTTGCCCCACGCGAAATAAATGCCGAGAGTGAGAATCGTGAGCGCCGAGTTGGCGAGCCAGAGCAGGAAAAGGTCGCCCCCTTTACCGTGGAAATCGCCGGCGGCCGTGGGTTCTTCGGATGCAGGCGCGCTGGGCGCGTATTCGCCGGACATGGGACCTCCGCGGGTTGGAAGCGCAGTCGCGGCCGTCGTGTCGTCGTATCGGCCGTAACG
This region includes:
- a CDS encoding M48 family metallopeptidase, which codes for MDSDPGPDPDSASPVYWEGTAEFFDGRQAKAHVIIVTIGPQGLEVRQGDAAGVYRRGEFELTERGGDDRFFSLALKAHAGAALAFRERPEALEWLRAAGLLRRNAWSATPLWGRALVLSGFLILFGAFMYFAGLDMLVNATVRALPPSIDHLLGGSATRAFESKLVKPPKGAARRALDKSAAMVFTLRPGYRDSVRILIVRDTSIKNAFAFPGGAIVVYTGMLRLLETQEEWMGLLAHEGAHLHLRHGTRRLVRGSLLGLGVSLLLGDMSGAGSVLLDNAGNLINLNYGRRDEAEADAFALETLRAHGYSASGLQTLFRKFLKFKELPGWAAFLSTHPATRDRIAAMKDAGKGPHGLLLTAEEWAALKRL
- a CDS encoding DUF898 family protein encodes the protein MSGEYAPSAPASEEPTAAGDFHGKGGDLFLLWLANSALTILTLGIYFAWGKARIYKFFYGNTEFAGSRFRFTGTGKEIFIGTLKAIGLLIILYGLFFAGAYLQGRHKLRVAGILVTVIFFAAIVFLTQFAIYATVAYRASRARFREIDFRLAGSPLLFARDAIPRLLLGLVTFGFAFPLYTHWKIGRIYDNLSFGDLKFTWRKDAGAYWRLAMKGYFLSLLTCGVYYFIWLPKRFAFLLDHLSVGGCRFRGKITAEEIFLLTLTNILLVFFTLGFGSAWAVTRTMRFFISRVELENPSRLEAALQVGRQKAGVTGEALGNALDLGVGLGF